The Microbacterium luteum nucleotide sequence AGTCCCAGCAGCACCGATCCGGTGATCGAGGCGATGACCGCCGAGCTGAAGGCCGCGAAGAGGAACTGCGCCTCGATCGCGACGTTGACCACGCCGACCCGCTCGCCGATGACACCGCCCAGTGCGCCGAACACGAGGGGAACCGACAGCGACACCGCGCCGAACAGGAGCCCGGTGACCGGCACCAGCCCGCCCGCGGCAGACCACGTGAGGAACGCGAACACGGCCAGCAGCGCGAAGACGATCGGCACCCACAGCCCGACCTTTCGGAAGGTCGCCACCGCCCAGAACGCGTACGCGGTGAGCAGCGCGAGGACGATCGCGCAGATGGTGACCGCCGGCGCGGTCGGGATGCCGATGTCGCCCAGGTCGATGGATGCGGTGCGGTCGCCGAGGCGATAGGTGCTGACGCCGTCGCGACCGAAGACGAACGCCATGAGCCAGATCAGGGCGGTCGCCACGGCGAGGGAGATCGGCAGCTTGAAGTGACGCTTCCTCACGCGTTCTCGCACGATCGCGCCACCGGAGGCGGAGGTCGGAAGGCTCGTGTCGATGCTCATGCCGCACCCGCCTTCGCCGCGCGACGGGCTCGTCGCTTCGCGGAGAGCTCGCTGTCGTCCTGGGGCAGGAAGAAGATGGTGCGGATCAGCGGCGGCGCCGCGATGAACAGCACGATGAGCGCCTGCACGACCACCACGATGTCGACGGGGATGTCCTGCGCCACCTGCATCGTGAAGCTGCCGGCCTTCAGCGCACCGAACAGGATGCCCGCGGCGAAGACGCCCCAGGCCTTGCTGCGGCCGAGGAGCGCGACCGTGATCGCGTCGAAGCCGATGCCCGCGTCGATGCCGCTGCCGAAGCCACTCGTGATCGTTCCGGAGATCTGGTTGACGCCCGCGAGGCCGGCGAGGGCACCGGCGAAGGCCATGGCGTAGAAGATGATCCGCTCGACGTTCACGCCGGCGGCACGCGCGGCGAACGGGTTCTCGCCGACCGCGCGCATCCGGAACCCGAGACTGGACCGTTCGACCAGCCACCACACGAAGGCCGTTGCGGCGATGGCGACGATGAAGCCCCAGTTGACCGACAGCGGCGCCGGGAACAGTGACGGGAACTGCGCGGTCACCGGAGTCGGCGACGAGATCGGCTGCGTGCCGCCGGGCCGCTGGAGCAGCCCGGGAGTGGCCAGCAGCCACGCGACGAAGTAGAACGCCACGAAGTTCAGCATGATCGTGAGGATCACCTCGTGCGCGCCGGTGCGGGCTTTGAGGAATCCGACGAGACCGCCCCACAGCGCGCCGCCGAGCAGACCCGCAGCGATGGTCAGCGGCAGGTGGATCAGCAGCGGCGCCTGCACCGTGGTCGCCACGGTCGCGGCGGCGGCGATGCCGATGAGCATCTGACCGCGCGCACCGATGTTGAACAGGCCGACCCGGAACGCCAGGCCCACGCCGAGACCGGCCGCGATGAGCGGTGTGGCGAAGTTCAGGGTGTCGGTGATCGGCTTGACCGCGCGCACGAACGTGTCCGCCTCGTAGTTCCAGATCGCACCGCGGAAGAGCGACGAGTACGCGCCCGCGAACGACTGCCACACGGCGATGACGGTGTCCTGCGGCCGCGCGAAGAAGTAGCCGGCCGCGGACTGCACCTCGGGGTCGGTGAGGGCGACGAGGATGCCGCCGATCAGCATCGCCAGCACGATCGCGAGGATCGTGGTGACGATGTTGCCGCGCAGGATCTCCCGGATCACCTGGTTCTGGCGCGGCGGCGGCGTGTCGCCAGCGGGTGTCTGGCTGGCGGATTCACCCGCGGCGGTGCGGGTGAGGACCGGGTCGCTCCCACCGGGGCCGAGGCTGCTGCTCTCGGGGCTCTGGCCGCTCACGCGGTGACCTCCTCATCGGCCGCCGCGACGGGCGGCTTCTCTCCGGCCATCATGAGGCCGAGGACTTCGCGCGGCGCGTCGCCGGGCACGATGCCCACGATGCGTCCGCGGTACATGACCGCGATGCGGTCGGCGAGCGCGGAGACCTCATCCAGCTCGGTGGAGACGACGATCACCGGAACGCCGGCGTCGCGGGTGGCGACGATGCGCTTGTGGACGAACTCGATCGACCCGACGTCGATGCCGCGAGTCGGCTGCGAGGCGACGAACAGCTTCAGGTCGCGGCTGAGCTCTCGTGCGAGCACGACCTTCTGCTGGTTTCCGCCGGACAGCCGGCCGGCGGCGAGATCCGGGCCCTGGGTGCGGATGTCGAACTCGGCGATCTTCTCCTCAGCGAACTCCCGCAGCACCCCGCGCTTGAGCGTCGCGGCGGCGAAGAACGGCGCTCCGCTGGAGCGGTTGAGGATGAGGTTGTCGGCGACGCTGAACTCGCCGACGAGCCCTTCGACCTTGCGATCCTCCGGCACGAACCCGACGCCCTCGTCGACGATCTGCTTGACGGTCTTGCCGACCAGCTCCTCGCCGTCGAGGGAGATCGAGCCGGTGAGCTTGCGCTGCAGACCGATGATGGCCTCGGTGAGCTCGGTCTGACCGTTGCCCTGCACCCCCGCGATCGCGAGCACCTCGCCCGGTCGCACGGTGAAGGAGATGTCGTCGACGACGATCTGGTCGGTGTCGTCGACCACGCGGAGGTTCTCGACGACGAGTCCTCCTTCGCGCAGCTGCGGCGCATCCTTCTGCACCGTCAGCTCGACGGCACGGCCGACCATGAGCGAGGCGAGCTCGGCGTTCGAAGCGGTCGGCGCGGCCTCGCCGACGACCGATCCGAGGCGGATGACGGTGATGCGGTCCGCCACTTCGCGGACCTCCCGCAGCTTGTGGGTGATGAAGACGATGGATGTGCCCTCGTCGCGCAGCTGACGCATGATGCCCATCAGCTCGTCGGTCTCCTGGGGCGTGAGGACGGCGGTGGGTTCGTCGAACACGAGCACCTTCGCGTCGCGCGAGAGCGCTTTGATGATCTCGACGCGCTGCTGCGCCCCGACCGGCAGGTCGCCGACGAGCGCGTCGGGGTCGATGTGGAAGCCGAAGCGGGCGGCCACCTCGTTCACGTGGGAACGTGCCTTGTCGAGGTCCAGAGCTCCGATGCCCGTGGTGTCCTCGTGTCCGAGCATGACGTTCTCGGCGACGGTGAAGACCGGGATGAGCATGAAGTGCTGGTGAACCATGCCGATGCCCGCGGCCATCGCATCGCCCGGTCCGGCGAAGTGCTGCACCTCGCCGTCGATGACGATGTCGCCCTCCTCCGCGGTGTAGAGGCCGTACAGCACGTTCATCAGCGTGCTCTTGCCGGCGCCGTTCTCGCCCAGGAGGCAATGGATCTCTCCCGGCTCGACCACCAGATCGATGTGGTCGTTGGCCACCAGTGAGCCGAAGCGTTTGGTGATCCCTCGAAGCTCGAGCGTCATATCCGCCAATCTATCGATTCGACAGGCGGCCGGACAGATGCACGCATCTGCCCGGCCGCCGGGGTGTTTCCGCGCCGCTTACGGGGAAGCGGGCGACGTGGCGTCGATCGAACCGTCGATGATGCCCGCGCGGATCTCCTCGAGCTCTGCGGCCAGGTCGGGGTCGACCATGTCCTCGAAGTCGTGGAACGACGAGATGCCGACACCGTCGTTCTCGAGGGTTCCGACGAACGGGGTGACGTCGAACTCGTCGTTCGCTGCCTGCACAGCGGCCTCGTACACGGCGACGTCCATCCCCTTGAGGATCGACAGCAGCAGCAGATCGGCGACCGACGGGTCGGTCTCGTAGACGTCGGCGTCGACCCCCATCAGGGCGATGTCGCCACCGGAGTCGCGGATCGCCTCAGCGGCCGACTGGTAGATCGGGCCGCCGACGGGCAGGAGCACGTCGACGTCCTGGTCGATGATGCCCTGGGCGACCTGCTTGGCGCGGTCGTTCGCGGCGAACTCCTCGGTGAACTGGCCCTCCTGGGACTCGATGTCCCAGCCGACGACCTCGACCTCGGTGTCGTTCTGCTCGTTGTAGTACTCCACGCCGAGCTGGAAGCCGTCCATGAAGATCGTCACCGGCGGAATCTTCGCCCCACCGAAGGTGCCGACCTTGCCCGACTCGGTGTACGAGGCTGCGGCGTATCCGCCGAGGAAGGCGGCCTGCGCGGTGTCGAAGACCAGCGGCTTGATGTTCGGGGCGTCGGTCTCGCCGTCGAAGTCGTTGTCGGCCCAGTCGTCGATGATGGCGAACTCGACGTCGGGGTTGGCCTGGGCCGCGGTGACCGTCGGCGCGCTCAGCAGGAAGCCGACCGAGACGATGAAGTCGCAGCCCTCGGCCACGAGGTTGTCGAGGTTCGCCTCGTAGTCGCTGGCCGAGGCGGACTCGGTCGTGGCGATCTCGAAGCCCAGTTCCTCACTCGCCTGCTCGAGGCCGGCCAGGCCCAGCTGGTTGAAGGACTTGTCGTTGAAGCCGCCCTCGTCAGAGACCATGCAGGCCTTGAAGTCGGACATGCCCTCGGCGGCGGTGTCGGTGGTGTCGTCCTCGGGGGCCGAGCCGCAGCCGGCGAGGGCGACGAGCAGGCCCGCGGCGGCTGTGGCGCCGACGAGCTTCTTGGTGCGTGAGATGGTCAACTCAGCCTCCACATACAGGTCCCGTGACTCTCACGGGGACTGCATCAAGTTACACAGTGCGAAGGAGAATCGACAGAGAGCGGGCACAGTCACCGACGAATGGTTACAAACCTGCAATAAGCGCTGAAGCGCCGGTCACAGCACGTCGCCCCGACCGGACAGTTTGAGCGCGTCGACGACACCCTTCACTCGCTGCGCGTTCTCGCTCGTGGTGACCAGCAGCGCATCCTCGGTGTCGACGACCACGATGTCGCGCACGCCGATGAGGCTGATCACCCGAGACGTCTGGCTCACCACGATGCCGCTCGCGGCATCCGACAGAATGCGCGCGTTCTCCCCGAGGATCGCGAGGTCGTTGTGGCGGCCGTGCGAGTTGAGCTTGGCGAGGCTGGCGAAATCGCCCACGTCGTCCCAATCGAAGTGCCCCGGGATGACCGCGAGTGCACCCTTGGCGGCCGCCGGCTCGGCCACGGCGTAGTCGATCGCGATCTTCGTCAGCGACGGCCACACGCGGTCGACGACGGGCCCCCGGCGCTCGCGGTCGTCCCATGCCTCGGCGAGTTCCATGAGCCCGGCGTGCAGATCCGGCTGATTGGCCTCGATCTCGGCGAGCAGCACATCCGCACGCGAGATGAACATGCCGGCGTTCCACAGGTAGGAGCGGTCGGCGAAGTAGGCCCGGGCCGTGTCGAGGTCGGGCTTCTCCACGAAGCTCTGCACAAGGGCCGCCTCGGGCGCGCCGTCGATGACGATGCCGTCGCCCTTCTTGATGTAGCCGAATCCGATCGACGCCTCCGAGGGCTGGATGCCGATCGTGCAGACGTAGCCCTTGCGAGCCGTCTCGACGGCCTGCCTCACCGCCCAGTCGAACAGGTGCGGCACGCGGATGACGTGGTCGGCCGCGAACGATCCGATGATCACGTCGGGCTCCCGACGGTGCAGGATGGCGGCGGCCAGCCCGATCGCGGCGGCCGAGTCACGGGGCTCGGACTCGAGGAAGACGTTCTTGTCCGGGATCCCCGGCAGCTGCTGCTCGACCGCGGCGCGGTGCGCACGACCGGTCACCACCGAGATGCGCTCGGCGCCGGCGAGCGGTTCCAGGCGGTCCCACGTGTCGCGCAGCAGCGTCTGCCCCGAGCCACTCAGGTCGTGCAGGAACTTCGGCGCGTCGGCGCGCGAGAGCGGCCACAGGCGGCTGCCGATCCCTCCGGCGGGGATGACGGCGTAGAAGTCGGCGATCGGCTCAGGCATGCGGCAAGGGTAGCGGCCGCGGGTGTCGGGGATGTGTCGCCCCGCCCGACCGGACAGATCTCTCGACGTCGAGAGAGTTAGGTCGCCCTAATCGCCGGAATCCCGCGGCGCCGAATAAGCTGGGAAAGCGCCCGCGTGACGCAGGGGACCGTGGTCCCCGAAGGGGCATACCGCCCTCACCGTGTACGAGTCCAGGGAGGACGACCGTGTCTGCTCCAGCACGCGAGGTACCGACGGTGTCGCAGACGACATCGCGAGTGCCCCGAGGAACCCTCTATCGCGGCAACGAGGGGATGTGGTCCTGGGTTCTGCACCGCATCACCGGTGTCGCGATCTTCTTCTTCCTGCTCGTGCACGTGCTCGACACGTCGCTGATCCGCGTGTCGCCGGAGGCCTACGACATCGTCATCGGCGCCTACAAGAACCCGCTGATGGGCATTGGCGAGGTCGCCCTCGTCGGCGCCATCGCGTACCACGCCTACAACGGGCTGCGCATCATCCTCGTCGACTTCTGGTCCAAGGGCGCGCGCTACCAGCGGCAGCTGTGGTGGGGAGTCCTGGGGCTCTGGGCGGTCACGATGGCCGGGTTCGTTCCGCGTCACCTCATCAACGTCTTCTCCGATCTGGGAGGGGGCCACTGATGTCCGCGACCATCGCCGACCCCCGCTCGGCCCGCCCGGCCAGCCGCCGTCGCGGCAACCTCGAGAAGTGGGGCTGGATGTACATGCGCGCCTCGGGCGTGCTGCTGGTGGTGCTCATCTTCGGCCACCTGTTCGTCAACCTCATGACCGGCGACGGCATCCACCAGATCGACTTCGCGTTCGTGGCCGGAAAGCTCGCCAGCCCGTTCTGGCAGTGGTGGGACGTGCTCATGCTGTGGCTCGCCCTCATCCACGGCGCGAACGGCATGCGCACGATCGTGAACGACTACGTGACCCACAAGACCACGCGAAGCGTGCTGGTGTGGGCGGTGTGGCTCGCCGCGGGCTTCCTCATCGTCCTCGGCACCCTGGTCGTCTTCACCTTCGACCCGTGCCTCGGCGTGACCCCCGACAGCTCGCTGTGGGCGATGTGCCAGGCCGCGTGAGCGACGAGAACCCTTCAGAGACGGAACAACAAGCCTGTGACCACTGAGACAGCGGACAGCTACGTCAAGGACGGCGTCCACTACCACCAGTTCGACATCGTGATCGTCGGCGCCGGCGGCGCCGGCATGCGGGCGGCGATCGAGGCCGGACCGGGTGCGAAGACCGCGGTCATCTCCAAGCTCTACCCCACGCGATCCCACACCGGCGCGGCGCAGGGCGGCATGGCCGCGGCCCTCGCGAACGTCGAAGAGGACTCGTGGGAGTGGCACACGTTCGACACCGTCAAGGGCGGCGACTACCTCGTCGACCAGGACGCGGCCGAGATCCTCGCGAAGGAGGCCATCGACGCGGTCATCGACCTCGAGAACATGGGGCTTCCGTTCAACCGCACCCCCGAGGGCAAGATCGACCAGCGCCGTTTCGGCGGGCACACCGCCGAGCATGGCAAGAACCCGGTGCGCCGCGCGTGCTACGCGGCCGACCGCACCGGTCACATGATCCTGCAGACGCTGTTCCAGAACTGCGTCAAGCTCGGCATCAACTTCTTCAACGAGTTCTACGTGCTCGACCTGCTCACGGTGAAGGATGCCGACGGCGCGACCAAGGTCTCCGGCGTCGTCGCGTACGAGCTCGCCACCGGCGACCTGCACGTGTTCCAGTCCAAGGCGGTCGTCTTCGCCACCGGCGGGTTCGGCAAGATCTTCAAGACGACCTCCAACGCCCACACGCTCACCGGCGACGGCGTCGGCATCGTGTGGCGCAAGGGCCTGCCGCTGGAGGACATGGAGTTCTTCCAGTTCCACCCGACGGGCCTTGCCGGCCTCGGCATCCTGCTCACCGAGGGCGCCCGCGGCGAGGGCGCGATCCTGCGCAACGCGTCTGGTGAGCGCTTCATGGAGCGCTACGCCCCGACGATCAAGGACCTCGCGCCGCGCGACATCGTCGCCCGCTGCATGGTGCAGGAGGTCGCGGAGGGCCGCGGCGCCGGGCCCCATAAGGACTACGTGCTCCTGGACTGCACGCACCTGGGCGCCGAGGTGCTCGAGACCAAGCTCCCCGACATCACCGAGTTCGCCCGCACGTACCTCGGCGTCGACCCGGTCGTCGAGCCGGTGCCGGTGATGCCGACCGCGCACTACGCGATGGGCGGCATCCCGACCAATGTCGCCGCCGAAGTGCTCAGCGACAACGACACCGTCGTTCCGGGCCTGTACGCCGCGGGAGAATGCGCGTGCGTGTCGGTGCACGGCTCGAACCGCCTGGGCACCAACTCGCTGCTCGACATCAACGTCTTCGGCAAGCGCGCCGGGCGCAACGCCGTCGCCTACGTGCAGGACGCGGAGTTCGTGCCGCTCCCCGAGGATCCCGCCGGCGCCGTGCGCGACCTGATCGAGGGCCTGCGCGCGGGCACCGGCACGGAGCGCATCGCGGTGCTGCGCAAGACCCTGCAGGACGAGATGGACAAGAAGGCCCAGGTCTTCCGCACCGACGAGTCGCTCGGCGAGATGCTCGAGACGATCGAGGAGCTCCGCGAGCGGTTCAAGAACATCCACGTCGACGACAAGGGCAAGCGGTTCAACACCGACCTTCTCGAGGCCGTCGAGCTCGGGTTCCTCCTCGACATCGCCGAGGTCGTCGTGGTCGCGGCCCGCAACCGCAAGGAGAGCCGCGGCGGGCACATGCGCGACGACTTCCCCAAGCGCGACGACGAGAACTACATGCAGCACACCATGTCGTACCTCACCGGCGACCCCCACTCGTCGCACGCCGACGATCACATCTCGCTGGGCTGGAAGCCCGTCGTGATCACCCGCTACCAGCCGATGGAGAGGAAGTACTGATGTCAACCGCACTGGTCGACCCCGACGCCATCGCCGACATCGAGGCGGACGACGACACCGGGGTGCAGGCGTTCCTCGTCACCTTCATCATCCGCCGGTTCGACCCCGAGGTCGACGCCGAGCCGCGCTGGGTCGACTACGACGTCGAGCTGTTCTCGACCGACCGTGTCCTGGATGCGCTGCACAAGATCAAGTGGGAGGTCGACGGTTCGCTGACCTTCCGCCGCTCGTGCGCCCACGGCATCTGCGGCTCCGACGCGATGCGCATCAACGGTCGCAACCGGCTGGCGTGCAAGACGCTCATCAAGGACCTCGACATCTCGCAGCCGATCTACGTCGAGGCGATCAAGGGCCTGCCGCTGGAGAAGGACCTCGTGGTCGACATGGAGCCCTTCTTCGCCTCGTACCGCGAGGTGCAGCCCTTCCTCATCTCGAACTCGGCCCCGGAGCCCGGCAAGGAGCGCGTGCAGTCCATCAAGGACCGCGCGATCTTCGACGACACCACCAAGTGCATCCTGTGCGCCGCGTGCACGTCGTCGTGCCCGGTGTTCTGGACCGACGGCCAGTACTTCGGGCCGGCCGCGATCGTCAACGCCCACCGATTCATCTTCGATTCGCGCGACGACGCGGGCGACGTGCGGCTGGACATCCTCAACGACAAGGAAGGCGTGTGGCGCTGCCGCACGACCTTCAACTGCACCGAGGCGTGCCCGCGCGGCATCGAGGTGACCAAGGCGATCGCCGAGGTCAAGCAGGCGGTCCTGCGCGGTGGCGCGTGAGGGGCGCCCTCGTCGCGTCATAGTCTGAGGGTGTGAGACGCTCGCGGCACGGTCATCCGGAGACCCCCGGCACCGGGGATCCGCGTGAGATGACCGTCGCCGAGGCGACCCACGAGGAGCAGACGCTGCGGGCGCGGTGGGAATCCACGCAGGAGGTGCTGCGCGAGAGGTTCGAAGAGCCGATCGGGCGCGCGACCACCCTCACGCGCAAGACGCTCGCGTGGTTCCCCGTCCGGGTGTGGCGGCACTTCCTGCAGCACAACGGGTTCCTCCTCGCCGCGGGCGTGAGCTACCAGGCGCTGTTCGCGATCTTCGCCACCATCTACGTCGCCTTCGCGGTCGCGGGCCTGTGGCTCGGGGGCAGTCCCGAGGCGATCGACGCGATGATCCGCGCGATCAACAGCTACATCCCCGACCTCATCAGCGACGACGGCGAGGGCCTGTTCACCACGGCGCAGGTGACCGAGATCGCCACCAGCAGCACCGGCGTGCTCGGCATCACCGGCATCGTCGCACTGGTCACCCTGATCTGGACGGCGATCGGGTTCATCACGTTCGCCCGCCGCGCCGTGCGGGACATCTTCGGCATTCCCCCGGATCGCCGCAGCTATTTCCTGCTCAAGGCGAGGGATCTGCTGGCTTCGGCGATCTTCGGGGCCGCGCTCCTGGTGGGATCGGGCCTCGGGTTCGTGGGCACGTGGGCGCTCGGGCTGCTGTTCGACCTGCTCGGGTGGCCGACGACGTCGACGATCTACAACGTGCTCGGTCAGGCTGCGGCGCTGCTGGTGTCGTTCCTGCTGTTCTCGGCGGCACTCGCGTCGCTGGTGAAGTTCCTCACCGGCACCTCGCTGCGGTGGCGGCAGATCATCCCCGGCGCGGTGCTCGGGGGCGCCGCGATCACGGTGCTGCAGATCGGAGCCGGCTGGCTGCTGATCTACACGCCTTCCAACCCGCTGCTGGCGACGTTCGCGATCTTCGTCGGGCTGCTGCTGTGGTTCCGCATCATCGGGGTCATCATCCTCGTGGCGTCCTCGTGGATGGCGGTGGCCGCCACCGACGAGGACCTGCCGATTCTTCAGCGCACCGAGGAGGAACGACTCGCAGCGGAGCATGCGGCGCTCCTCACGGCGGCGCACGTACGCCTGCGCAGCGCGCGTGCGGGGGCCGCCTCGGCGCCCTGGTACCGGCGCATCGCCGCGCGCCGCGCGGTGGCCGATGCCGAGAAGGAGCTGGCCGAGGTCGAGCGCTCCGCTCCCCCGCCGCCGAAGCGCGGCTCCCTCTTCGAGTAACGCCGTCGCCGCGGGCATGTCGGATGGCGCCGTTAGGCTGGCGGGCGTGTCTGAGCTCCTTCGCATCGCCTCCGTCAACGTCAACGGCATCCGGGCCGCCGTCCGCAAGGGGATGATCGAATGGCTCGACGCCACCGAGGTCGACGTGCTCGCGCTGCAAGAGGTGCGCGCCGACGCCGACCAGCTCGCGCACGCGCTGCCCGGGTGGGAGATCGTCGCTGACGAGGCGACGGCGAAGGGGCGCGCCGGCGTCGCCATCCTCACCCGCACCCCCGTGGCCGCCGTGCGCACCGAGCTGGGCGCGCCCGAGTTCGATTCCGCCGGCCGCTGGATCGAGGCCGACCTCGTCGTCGCCGGGGAGAGCCTCACGGTCGTCAGCGCCTACGTGCACACCGGCGAGGCCGAAACTCCCCGCCAAGACGAGAAGTGGGCCTTCCTCGACGCGATGGACGAGCGTCTCCCGGCGCTCCGCGCCGCATCCCCGCTCTCCCTCGTCATGGGCGATCTCAACGTCGGTCACCGGGAACTCGACATCAAGAACTGGCGAGGCAATAGGAAGAAGAGCGGATTCCTCCCCCGCGAGCGCGCCTACTTCGACCGTTGGCTCGCAGCCGAGGGTACCGAGGTCGAGGCCGTCGACGGCACACGCGGCACCGGCCTCGGCTGGGTCGACGTCGGCCGCCGCCACCACGGCGACGTGGAGGGGCCCTACACGTGGTGGTCCATGCGCGGTCGAGCGTTCGACAACGACACCGGATGGCGCATCGACTACCACCTCGCCACCCCGGAACTCGCCGACCGGGTCGAGGGCTACCGCATCGATCGCGCATCCACGTGGGACACCCGGTGGAGCGACCACGCGCCGGTGATCGCGGACTATCGGATCGGATCCGTCTGACCGCGCCCTGACAGGGACCCGATGGGACGGCCGATGGGATCGATAACTATGGCATCACGGCTTGCTATGTTCGCACGTCGTCGGGGTGGTGGGCCTCGATAGGGTGGGCCCGGACCATGACGACCACTGGGAGGTACGGATGGGTCATCGGAGTGCGCACGCGCGCGTCGCCACCGCATTGCTGGCCGCGACGGCCGTCGCACTCACCGCGTGCACCGCGGTGGAATCCGAACCGTCCGCCGACGGTCTTCACGGGCACGTCGCGCCCGTCGTCGAGGGCGCTGACACCGGCGACTGGGCGCTGACGGCGTGGGCCGTCGGCGCCGGTGAGCCGATCGAGCTCGGCCGGACCACGACCGACGAGGACGGGGCCTTCCACCTCGATCCGTTCACGCTCCCCGAGGACCGCATCCTGCTCGTCGAAGCCGCGCACGGCGGGGCCGAGCGGGCCGACCTGGTCGCGGTGAGCGCATCCGATGACCTCACCGAGCTGACCCTCAACGAACGCACCACCGTGGCGGCCGCCTACGGTCTCGCCCAGTTCTTCGGACGCGAGCTCCCCTCGGGCGAGAACCCGGGCCTCGCCAACGCGACCGCGATGGCCGGCAACCTCGCCGACCCCGCGACCGGCGCCTACGGCGAGGTGCTGATGACCTCGCCGAACGCGTACGAGACGCAGACGCTGCCCGCCTTCACGTCGCTGTCGAACATCGTCGGCGCCTGCCTCGTCGATCGCGAGGTTTGTCACGACGTGTACGCGGCGGCGGGCGTCGACGACACCGCCTCGATGGCATCCGCGATCGCCACCATCGCCCGCGATCCGTCTGCCGCGGCCGAGGAGCTCTTCGAGCTTTCGCAGCTCGAGCAGGGAGACCGCCCCGGGCTGGATGCGGCCCCCGCGGCGTGGACGCTCGCGCTGCGCTTCGACGGCGACGGCACCGACCTCGCCGGACCAGGGAACTTCGCCATCGATCCCGACGGCAACATCTGGATCAACAACAACTACGAGTACAACGCCGACCCGCAGACCCCGGTCTGCGGCAGCGACCAGATGTTCAAATTCTCG carries:
- a CDS encoding ABC transporter ATP-binding protein, with translation MTLELRGITKRFGSLVANDHIDLVVEPGEIHCLLGENGAGKSTLMNVLYGLYTAEEGDIVIDGEVQHFAGPGDAMAAGIGMVHQHFMLIPVFTVAENVMLGHEDTTGIGALDLDKARSHVNEVAARFGFHIDPDALVGDLPVGAQQRVEIIKALSRDAKVLVFDEPTAVLTPQETDELMGIMRQLRDEGTSIVFITHKLREVREVADRITVIRLGSVVGEAAPTASNAELASLMVGRAVELTVQKDAPQLREGGLVVENLRVVDDTDQIVVDDISFTVRPGEVLAIAGVQGNGQTELTEAIIGLQRKLTGSISLDGEELVGKTVKQIVDEGVGFVPEDRKVEGLVGEFSVADNLILNRSSGAPFFAAATLKRGVLREFAEEKIAEFDIRTQGPDLAAGRLSGGNQQKVVLARELSRDLKLFVASQPTRGIDVGSIEFVHKRIVATRDAGVPVIVVSTELDEVSALADRIAVMYRGRIVGIVPGDAPREVLGLMMAGEKPPVAAADEEVTA
- a CDS encoding ABC transporter permease; its protein translation is MSGQSPESSSLGPGGSDPVLTRTAAGESASQTPAGDTPPPRQNQVIREILRGNIVTTILAIVLAMLIGGILVALTDPEVQSAAGYFFARPQDTVIAVWQSFAGAYSSLFRGAIWNYEADTFVRAVKPITDTLNFATPLIAAGLGVGLAFRVGLFNIGARGQMLIGIAAAATVATTVQAPLLIHLPLTIAAGLLGGALWGGLVGFLKARTGAHEVILTIMLNFVAFYFVAWLLATPGLLQRPGGTQPISSPTPVTAQFPSLFPAPLSVNWGFIVAIAATAFVWWLVERSSLGFRMRAVGENPFAARAAGVNVERIIFYAMAFAGALAGLAGVNQISGTITSGFGSGIDAGIGFDAITVALLGRSKAWGVFAAGILFGALKAGSFTMQVAQDIPVDIVVVVQALIVLFIAAPPLIRTIFFLPQDDSELSAKRRARRAAKAGAA
- the sdhC gene encoding succinate dehydrogenase, cytochrome b556 subunit, which gives rise to MSAPAREVPTVSQTTSRVPRGTLYRGNEGMWSWVLHRITGVAIFFFLLVHVLDTSLIRVSPEAYDIVIGAYKNPLMGIGEVALVGAIAYHAYNGLRIILVDFWSKGARYQRQLWWGVLGLWAVTMAGFVPRHLINVFSDLGGGH
- a CDS encoding succinate dehydrogenase hydrophobic membrane anchor subunit, which encodes MSATIADPRSARPASRRRGNLEKWGWMYMRASGVLLVVLIFGHLFVNLMTGDGIHQIDFAFVAGKLASPFWQWWDVLMLWLALIHGANGMRTIVNDYVTHKTTRSVLVWAVWLAAGFLIVLGTLVVFTFDPCLGVTPDSSLWAMCQAA
- the sdhA gene encoding succinate dehydrogenase flavoprotein subunit, which codes for MTTETADSYVKDGVHYHQFDIVIVGAGGAGMRAAIEAGPGAKTAVISKLYPTRSHTGAAQGGMAAALANVEEDSWEWHTFDTVKGGDYLVDQDAAEILAKEAIDAVIDLENMGLPFNRTPEGKIDQRRFGGHTAEHGKNPVRRACYAADRTGHMILQTLFQNCVKLGINFFNEFYVLDLLTVKDADGATKVSGVVAYELATGDLHVFQSKAVVFATGGFGKIFKTTSNAHTLTGDGVGIVWRKGLPLEDMEFFQFHPTGLAGLGILLTEGARGEGAILRNASGERFMERYAPTIKDLAPRDIVARCMVQEVAEGRGAGPHKDYVLLDCTHLGAEVLETKLPDITEFARTYLGVDPVVEPVPVMPTAHYAMGGIPTNVAAEVLSDNDTVVPGLYAAGECACVSVHGSNRLGTNSLLDINVFGKRAGRNAVAYVQDAEFVPLPEDPAGAVRDLIEGLRAGTGTERIAVLRKTLQDEMDKKAQVFRTDESLGEMLETIEELRERFKNIHVDDKGKRFNTDLLEAVELGFLLDIAEVVVVAARNRKESRGGHMRDDFPKRDDENYMQHTMSYLTGDPHSSHADDHISLGWKPVVITRYQPMERKY
- a CDS encoding BMP family lipoprotein, producing MTISRTKKLVGATAAAGLLVALAGCGSAPEDDTTDTAAEGMSDFKACMVSDEGGFNDKSFNQLGLAGLEQASEELGFEIATTESASASDYEANLDNLVAEGCDFIVSVGFLLSAPTVTAAQANPDVEFAIIDDWADNDFDGETDAPNIKPLVFDTAQAAFLGGYAAASYTESGKVGTFGGAKIPPVTIFMDGFQLGVEYYNEQNDTEVEVVGWDIESQEGQFTEEFAANDRAKQVAQGIIDQDVDVLLPVGGPIYQSAAEAIRDSGGDIALMGVDADVYETDPSVADLLLLSILKGMDVAVYEAAVQAANDEFDVTPFVGTLENDGVGISSFHDFEDMVDPDLAAELEEIRAGIIDGSIDATSPASP
- a CDS encoding mannose-1-phosphate guanylyltransferase encodes the protein MPEPIADFYAVIPAGGIGSRLWPLSRADAPKFLHDLSGSGQTLLRDTWDRLEPLAGAERISVVTGRAHRAAVEQQLPGIPDKNVFLESEPRDSAAAIGLAAAILHRREPDVIIGSFAADHVIRVPHLFDWAVRQAVETARKGYVCTIGIQPSEASIGFGYIKKGDGIVIDGAPEAALVQSFVEKPDLDTARAYFADRSYLWNAGMFISRADVLLAEIEANQPDLHAGLMELAEAWDDRERRGPVVDRVWPSLTKIAIDYAVAEPAAAKGALAVIPGHFDWDDVGDFASLAKLNSHGRHNDLAILGENARILSDAASGIVVSQTSRVISLIGVRDIVVVDTEDALLVTTSENAQRVKGVVDALKLSGRGDVL